The following proteins are encoded in a genomic region of Burkholderia cepacia:
- a CDS encoding phosphocholine-specific phospholipase C: MQNKPTTRRQFLADALKLAGATAITGMLPESIARAQAIPAATVTGTIQDVKHVVILMQENRSFDHYLGTLAGARGFGDPRPVVISSGYPVWRQPWLLSYVFPFNPSPPSGMANGDTYYGDLDHSWTGTHSAWNNGRYDNWADAKTSGTMYYFTQKDIPFYYALASAFTVCDDYHCSMLGPTDPNRLYLWTGCCGNVPGYSPYTDNTMTGTGWTTLPERLNAAGVTWKFYQDKGNGLDAGHAYGNSNSAGSTLWWNGNYGDNIVLNFKQYQNLGANDPLAPAINGTQIDPSGGGKEYDTNLFSQLQADVANDTLPQVSWIAAPYAYCEHPSWAASGGEWYVSNVLNALTSNPKVWASTVLLVMYDENDGLFDHVPPAVPASSAAGTGQSTVSTAAEFVASGGSASDGSASGDVPIGLGPRVPMFVISPWSKGGKVNSQVFDHTSVVRFLEARFGFQESNISPWRRAVCGDLTSAFDFSNADQTVPAILPPASNMNPNGPAVLIPYPTTTAVPAQTAGRSTACRLPYEFFVQGKVNRAGNALSLTMTNTGTAGVHLQAWVDGTSTIPRHYTIAAGAGQCANLSDSLALNAGGSYDYSVYGPNGFLQTFRGSVGSSGNTGSTAEISLCYDVANGNVQITLDNSAGSGATTFQLTDNAYGMNTRQSVTVAAGATQAVTWYGDGGWYDASIRDANDPNFLRRVAGCVQTQSGLLLTDSAIGNSGKKFVASLASQGSTFGTLRFDYVAPPWSHSPKNWVGIFAHGAQPIKGSYKSWAYVPKSTGSLLLSSTANSTLASGQYDAWYLFDDGYTPLAGPVTINI, translated from the coding sequence ATGCAAAACAAACCCACAACACGACGCCAGTTCCTCGCCGATGCGTTGAAGCTCGCCGGTGCGACCGCGATCACGGGCATGCTGCCCGAAAGCATCGCGCGCGCCCAGGCCATTCCGGCGGCCACCGTGACCGGCACGATCCAGGACGTGAAGCACGTCGTGATCCTGATGCAGGAAAACCGCTCGTTCGACCACTATCTCGGCACGCTCGCCGGCGCGCGCGGCTTCGGCGATCCGCGGCCGGTCGTGATTTCGAGCGGGTATCCGGTGTGGCGCCAGCCCTGGCTGCTGTCCTACGTGTTCCCGTTCAACCCGTCCCCGCCCTCCGGCATGGCGAACGGCGACACGTACTACGGTGACCTGGACCACAGCTGGACCGGCACGCACAGTGCCTGGAACAACGGCCGCTACGACAACTGGGCCGACGCGAAGACCAGCGGCACGATGTACTACTTCACGCAGAAGGACATCCCCTTCTACTACGCGCTGGCAAGCGCGTTCACGGTGTGCGACGACTACCACTGTTCGATGCTCGGCCCGACCGACCCGAACCGGCTGTATCTGTGGACCGGGTGCTGCGGCAACGTGCCGGGTTATTCGCCGTACACGGACAACACGATGACCGGCACCGGCTGGACGACCTTGCCGGAACGGCTGAACGCGGCCGGCGTCACGTGGAAGTTCTACCAGGACAAGGGCAACGGCCTGGATGCCGGCCATGCGTACGGCAACTCCAACAGCGCCGGCAGCACGCTCTGGTGGAACGGGAACTACGGCGACAACATCGTTCTCAACTTCAAGCAGTACCAGAACCTCGGCGCCAACGATCCGCTGGCGCCCGCGATCAACGGCACGCAGATCGACCCGAGCGGCGGCGGCAAGGAATACGACACGAACCTGTTCAGCCAGCTGCAGGCCGACGTCGCGAACGACACCTTGCCGCAAGTGTCGTGGATTGCCGCGCCTTACGCGTATTGCGAGCATCCGTCGTGGGCCGCGAGCGGCGGCGAATGGTACGTGAGCAACGTGCTGAATGCGCTGACCTCGAATCCGAAGGTCTGGGCCAGCACGGTCCTGCTCGTGATGTACGACGAGAACGACGGCCTGTTCGATCACGTCCCGCCCGCCGTCCCTGCCAGCTCCGCGGCCGGCACCGGGCAGTCGACCGTGTCGACGGCCGCGGAATTCGTCGCCAGCGGCGGCAGCGCATCGGATGGCTCGGCGAGCGGCGACGTGCCGATCGGGCTCGGGCCGCGCGTGCCGATGTTCGTGATCTCGCCGTGGTCGAAGGGCGGCAAGGTGAATTCGCAAGTCTTCGATCACACGTCGGTGGTCCGCTTCCTGGAGGCGCGCTTCGGGTTTCAGGAATCCAATATCTCGCCGTGGCGACGCGCGGTCTGCGGCGACCTGACGTCGGCCTTCGATTTCTCGAACGCCGACCAGACCGTTCCCGCGATCCTGCCGCCGGCGAGCAACATGAACCCGAACGGCCCGGCCGTCCTGATCCCCTACCCGACCACCACCGCGGTGCCGGCGCAGACGGCAGGCCGCAGCACCGCCTGCCGCCTGCCCTACGAGTTCTTCGTGCAAGGCAAGGTCAACCGCGCCGGCAACGCGCTGTCGCTGACGATGACCAACACCGGCACCGCCGGCGTCCACCTGCAGGCGTGGGTCGACGGCACGAGCACGATCCCCCGGCATTACACGATCGCGGCCGGCGCCGGCCAGTGCGCGAACCTGTCGGATTCGCTCGCGCTGAATGCCGGCGGCAGCTACGACTATTCCGTCTACGGCCCGAACGGCTTCCTGCAGACGTTCCGCGGCAGCGTCGGTTCGTCCGGCAACACGGGATCGACCGCCGAAATCAGCCTGTGCTACGACGTGGCCAACGGCAACGTGCAGATCACGCTCGACAACTCCGCCGGCTCCGGCGCGACGACGTTCCAGCTCACCGACAACGCATACGGCATGAACACGCGGCAGTCGGTGACCGTCGCCGCCGGCGCGACGCAAGCCGTCACGTGGTACGGCGACGGCGGCTGGTACGACGCAAGCATCCGCGACGCGAACGATCCGAACTTCCTGCGCCGGGTGGCCGGCTGCGTGCAGACGCAATCCGGCCTCCTGCTCACGGATTCGGCAATCGGCAATTCCGGCAAGAAGTTCGTCGCGTCGCTCGCTTCGCAGGGCTCGACGTTCGGCACGCTGCGGTTCGACTACGTCGCGCCGCCGTGGAGCCACAGCCCGAAGAACTGGGTGGGCATCTTTGCGCATGGCGCGCAGCCGATCAAGGGCAGCTACAAGTCGTGGGCGTACGTGCCGAAGAGCACCGGCTCGCTGCTGCTCTCGTCCACGGCCAACAGCACGCTGGCGTCGGGGCAGTACGATGCGTGGTACCTGTTCGACGACGGCTACACGCCGCTCGCGGGCCCCGTCACGATCAACATCTGA